A window of Desulfovibrionales bacterium contains these coding sequences:
- a CDS encoding N-acetyltransferase, which yields MAVRRGLTRACKKEEDETMNPKIVIRNEKHDDVCAITQVTVAAFKTLEISNHTEQFIIEALRAAKALTVSLVAEMDGRVIGHIAFSPVTISDGTPNWYGLGPVSVLPEHQRKGIGKALIKEGLSRLKDMNARGCCLVGHPDYYRKFGFRNMLGLVHEGVPQEVFFALSFDGHTPQGTVAFHKGFKADGQSGSRGCLAPSPHTT from the coding sequence TTGGCTGTACGGCGAGGGCTAACAAGGGCATGCAAGAAAGAGGAAGATGAGACCATGAATCCAAAGATCGTTATCAGGAACGAGAAGCATGACGATGTTTGTGCGATAACTCAGGTGACTGTCGCAGCGTTCAAAACCTTGGAGATCAGCAACCACACGGAGCAGTTCATCATCGAGGCACTACGTGCCGCCAAAGCTCTTACGGTATCGCTGGTCGCAGAAATGGATGGCCGCGTGATAGGGCATATTGCCTTCTCTCCCGTGACCATTTCCGACGGCACACCGAACTGGTATGGACTTGGACCTGTTTCCGTTTTGCCGGAGCACCAGCGAAAGGGCATCGGCAAGGCACTGATAAAAGAAGGATTGTCACGTCTGAAAGATATGAATGCCCGAGGATGCTGTCTCGTGGGGCATCCGGATTACTACAGGAAATTCGGGTTCAGGAACATGCTTGGACTTGTGCATGAGGGAGTGCCACAGGAGGTCTTCTTCGCTCTGTCTTTCGACGGGCACACTCCGCAGGGTACCGTCGCTTTCCACAAAGGATTCAAAGCGGATGGCCAATCGGGTAGCCGGGGGTGTTTAGCCCCCAGCCCCCACACCACCTAG
- a CDS encoding Abi-alpha family protein, with amino-acid sequence MPGLPDGIEKLLPAKVVEKAYDDLASQPAKEVSKVAVDLVKTARLLLAPFQLAAAFQDRFERVIERIRTKVPEERHRQAPAEIVGPAIQQMQYLDEDNPLWQMFEELLTCSVDSEAIAKVRPSFAHLISQLSRDEAVILYRLRAGEFTVIDTLDLNRKGNRFENLIVEESSIPTADLWQSGQVGLYYSHLSSLSLVEWPVHKQDPIISPEGIQTGVRRHSTMRLTEFGRLFVSACIPEGGFRNA; translated from the coding sequence ATGCCCGGATTGCCAGACGGGATCGAGAAGCTCCTTCCAGCCAAGGTGGTCGAGAAGGCGTACGACGATCTTGCGTCTCAGCCCGCGAAGGAGGTGAGCAAGGTTGCAGTTGATCTCGTAAAGACTGCTCGCCTTCTTCTTGCTCCGTTCCAACTCGCCGCCGCGTTCCAAGACCGGTTCGAACGGGTCATCGAAAGGATCCGTACAAAAGTACCAGAGGAAAGGCACAGACAAGCCCCTGCTGAGATCGTTGGGCCTGCGATCCAGCAGATGCAGTACCTGGATGAGGACAATCCTCTTTGGCAAATGTTCGAGGAATTGTTGACTTGCTCAGTCGACTCGGAGGCAATCGCGAAAGTCCGCCCATCCTTCGCGCACCTGATCTCACAGTTGTCTCGAGATGAAGCTGTGATTCTGTATCGGCTTCGGGCGGGCGAGTTCACAGTCATCGACACTCTAGACCTGAACCGCAAGGGGAACCGATTCGAAAACCTCATCGTCGAGGAGAGTAGCATCCCAACCGCCGACCTTTGGCAATCTGGCCAAGTCGGACTCTACTATTCACATCTGAGTTCCTTGAGCCTCGTCGAATGGCCGGTTCACAAGCAAGACCCTATTATCAGTCCCGAAGGGATTCAAACCGGGGTTCGTAGGCACAGCACCATGCGCCTCACCGAGTTCGGGCGATTATTCGTATCTGCCTGCATCCCGGAGGGCGGCTTTCGAAATGCATAG
- a CDS encoding type II toxin-antitoxin system HicA family toxin, whose product MTTLPTITGSKLIRALHKIGFEVIRIKGSHHFLQHSDGRCTVVPVHRGETIGRGLLAQILRDCEISREELQKML is encoded by the coding sequence ATGACCACATTGCCAACAATTACCGGCAGCAAGCTTATTCGTGCATTACACAAAATTGGGTTTGAGGTAATTCGAATTAAAGGTAGCCATCATTTCTTGCAGCATTCTGACGGTCGCTGTACGGTAGTCCCGGTCCACCGCGGAGAGACTATAGGTCGCGGTTTGCTTGCTCAAATACTGAGGGACTGTGAAATTTCCAGAGAAGAGCTTCAAAAAATGCTTTGA
- a CDS encoding type II toxin-antitoxin system HicB family antitoxin, whose protein sequence is MKEFSVIIERDEDGYFVASVPALRGCHTQAKSLDTLMKRIKEAIELCLEVEKPITSEFIGVQKVAVNS, encoded by the coding sequence ATGAAGGAATTCAGTGTGATAATTGAAAGGGATGAGGATGGATATTTCGTCGCTTCAGTTCCGGCCCTTCGTGGATGTCATACTCAAGCGAAATCCCTTGATACATTGATGAAAAGAATTAAAGAGGCTATCGAGCTCTGCCTTGAAGTGGAAAAACCGATAACCAGTGAATTTATTGGGGTTCAGAAAGTGGCGGTAAACTCATGA
- a CDS encoding transposase translates to MPNYRRVREGNTYFFTVVTHQRQPILCLEESRALLRDITARVRNSHPFIIEAWVLLPEHMHCIWRLPDGDIDYSLRWALIKTEFTKRIRCWLDTPNPTPSRKKHREGMVWQRRFWEHMIRDDQDFSAHCDYIHYNPVKHRIVDAPKDWPYSTFHRYVEKEIYSPDWGATPVEIPIDVGRE, encoded by the coding sequence ATGCCGAATTATCGAAGGGTACGGGAGGGGAATACATATTTTTTCACGGTGGTTACGCACCAACGACAGCCGATTCTTTGTCTGGAGGAATCGAGAGCACTGTTACGTGACATCACCGCAAGGGTGCGCAATTCGCATCCTTTCATCATTGAAGCCTGGGTTTTGCTGCCGGAGCATATGCACTGCATTTGGCGTTTACCGGATGGAGACATCGATTATTCATTGCGTTGGGCGTTGATAAAGACTGAATTTACCAAGAGGATCCGATGTTGGCTGGACACCCCGAATCCAACCCCGTCTCGAAAGAAGCATAGAGAAGGTATGGTGTGGCAAAGGCGTTTTTGGGAACACATGATTCGAGACGATCAGGATTTTTCGGCTCATTGTGATTATATCCATTACAATCCGGTAAAGCATCGGATTGTAGATGCACCGAAGGACTGGCCGTATTCGACATTTCATCGTTATGTTGAGAAAGAAATCTATTCGCCGGATTGGGGTGCGACACCGGTGGAGATTCCGATTGATGTCGGCAGAGAATGA
- a CDS encoding M48 family metalloprotease produces the protein MFTSIVCFILGMCLMSAPAVRGAELGQELLKGIGQTLDTKTGQKEAQEKPKAEGTPAPYEEEVAVGRQIAGNLLGAAPLVKDKALQKYVNLVGRWVTNQSERPDLEWHFGVIDSDDINAFAAPGGYIFITRGLYRLLNNEAHLAGVLAHEIAHVVKQHHYRVMRQSRVVDLGSRLLGQKIGQDNPLIQNLIGSGAEIVARGLDKNAEYEADRMGVVLAARAGYDQYAFVEVLQQMGHYSKDDDSVKLLFKTHPHPDERLDHLDASMGDKLDSLKGEAVSGRFYRLKK, from the coding sequence ATGTTTACATCTATTGTTTGTTTCATATTGGGTATGTGCCTGATGTCGGCTCCCGCCGTCCGCGGCGCGGAACTGGGTCAGGAATTGCTAAAGGGCATTGGGCAGACGCTGGATACGAAAACCGGACAGAAGGAAGCGCAGGAGAAACCAAAGGCTGAAGGCACTCCTGCCCCGTATGAAGAAGAAGTAGCCGTCGGGCGGCAGATTGCCGGCAATCTCCTGGGAGCGGCGCCTTTAGTCAAAGACAAGGCCTTGCAGAAATATGTCAACCTTGTCGGCCGGTGGGTCACCAACCAAAGCGAGCGCCCCGATCTCGAATGGCATTTCGGTGTGATCGACAGCGATGACATCAACGCCTTTGCTGCTCCGGGAGGTTATATTTTTATAACGCGGGGACTCTACCGGTTATTGAACAACGAGGCCCATCTTGCCGGGGTTCTGGCCCACGAGATTGCGCATGTAGTGAAACAGCACCACTATCGTGTAATGCGGCAGTCCCGGGTGGTGGACCTCGGGAGCAGATTGCTTGGCCAGAAGATCGGGCAGGACAACCCACTCATACAGAACCTGATCGGAAGCGGAGCGGAAATCGTGGCCCGCGGATTGGACAAGAACGCCGAATATGAAGCGGACCGCATGGGGGTGGTACTCGCTGCGAGGGCCGGATATGACCAATACGCCTTTGTCGAGGTGTTGCAGCAGATGGGTCATTACAGCAAAGATGATGATTCCGTCAAGCTTCTGTTCAAGACGCATCCCCACCCGGACGAACGCCTCGACCACCTTGACGCGTCCATGGGGGACAAGCTGGATAGCCTGAAAGGAGAGGCCGTATCAGGCCGATTTTACAGACTGAAGAAGTAA
- a CDS encoding SH3 domain-containing protein: MRFSRDFFVAVLLVCFLAQTGMAGETGTAFKADKIRAEPFLDAKAVGSLAAGSRVNIVKREGGWMLLSSPKKGWVRMLSIRRGAGASAPRARVSGVVALASGRAGTGKVVSSTGIRGLNEENLKNAHFNEDELNLTESYTVTKRDAEQFAAKARLKARKVDYLSE, translated from the coding sequence ATGAGATTTTCCAGAGATTTTTTTGTGGCAGTATTGCTTGTTTGTTTTTTGGCGCAAACAGGCATGGCAGGCGAGACCGGCACCGCTTTTAAAGCGGATAAGATAAGGGCCGAACCGTTTCTGGATGCAAAGGCAGTGGGTTCACTTGCTGCCGGATCTCGGGTGAACATCGTCAAAAGAGAAGGGGGCTGGATGCTCCTTTCGAGCCCGAAAAAGGGCTGGGTGAGGATGCTCAGCATACGCAGGGGCGCTGGCGCATCCGCTCCGAGAGCGAGAGTGTCGGGTGTTGTTGCGCTGGCCTCAGGAAGGGCCGGGACCGGGAAGGTGGTTTCATCTACCGGGATTCGCGGCCTAAATGAAGAGAATCTGAAAAACGCGCATTTTAATGAGGATGAACTCAACCTGACCGAATCTTATACCGTCACAAAAAGGGATGCCGAACAATTTGCTGCAAAGGCGCGGCTTAAGGCCCGTAAGGTTGATTATCTGTCTGAATAG
- a CDS encoding CHASE2 domain-containing protein, whose amino-acid sequence MRWIAVSIYRLLLKVGKRLKANFYLYLAGIFTIVVFADSLALNITAGMKQASFDLMIKNRIVVRKPDPDIVIVDINEASLADMAKDYGRWPWPRQVMGEFVEQIEKQRPRAVVFDILFSDPDVFNPESDAYFNAAISNTDNTFFPVLRLDPENDRLSSVLPEQIPGTIPVQGEAMRGKPVAVVLPFFEAALNGGRLGIHNIYPDNDGIARQYPVHRRDYGWLIPSLPARVVKWLGMSLPERDNILINWRGKPFAYHYVSFTDVFFDMTSKDHRRSQNEFTGKIVLIGSTAAGLFDVKATPMDRLHPGVEILATAIDNLKHDDYLRVPDTKWFNLVLALLIIWTTAIALFKNVGQEKFDRFFSASQFLLIGISYVSINLMTAYINLTGPVMLGVAYFTCARIYSFGARKILEKSAVMSSLASEGKLYAALMLIRFGGGPGSASEKAVARIRSLLGRHGIQARSVEALKGLQKGIWGLFEGMIAVSWTCPADDEKGRSLIMKEAKTVEEAAAELWQTGRGTPDGISFIFHEGRIDGGEQARSGWTLLFGEALMRRNEAGRK is encoded by the coding sequence ATGAGATGGATTGCCGTAAGTATTTACCGGCTGTTGCTTAAGGTAGGAAAGCGTCTGAAGGCCAATTTCTACCTTTATCTCGCGGGAATTTTTACAATCGTAGTTTTTGCCGACAGTCTCGCGCTGAATATTACGGCGGGAATGAAACAGGCATCCTTCGACCTGATGATAAAGAACAGGATCGTCGTTCGCAAACCGGATCCGGATATCGTCATAGTGGACATCAATGAGGCGAGCCTTGCCGACATGGCGAAGGACTACGGCCGCTGGCCGTGGCCGCGCCAGGTCATGGGGGAGTTCGTCGAGCAGATAGAAAAACAGCGACCCAGAGCTGTTGTCTTCGACATTCTCTTCTCTGATCCTGATGTGTTCAACCCTGAGAGCGACGCTTATTTCAATGCCGCCATCAGTAACACAGACAACACTTTCTTCCCGGTGCTGCGTCTCGACCCGGAAAACGACAGGCTAAGCAGTGTCCTTCCTGAGCAAATTCCCGGGACAATACCCGTGCAGGGTGAGGCCATGCGGGGCAAACCGGTTGCCGTAGTCCTGCCGTTCTTTGAGGCAGCCCTGAATGGGGGACGTTTAGGCATCCACAATATCTATCCTGATAACGACGGGATTGCCCGTCAGTATCCCGTGCATCGCAGGGATTACGGTTGGCTGATTCCCTCGCTTCCGGCGCGTGTCGTCAAATGGCTCGGCATGAGTCTGCCCGAGAGAGACAATATCCTTATCAATTGGCGCGGAAAGCCTTTCGCTTATCACTATGTCAGCTTTACCGACGTGTTTTTCGACATGACAAGCAAGGACCACAGACGTTCGCAAAACGAATTCACCGGGAAAATCGTCCTTATCGGCTCCACTGCGGCAGGCCTTTTCGATGTAAAGGCCACGCCCATGGACAGGCTTCATCCGGGGGTGGAAATACTTGCCACGGCAATCGATAATCTTAAACACGACGACTATCTCCGTGTGCCTGACACCAAGTGGTTCAATCTTGTGCTTGCCCTCCTGATAATCTGGACCACAGCCATAGCATTGTTCAAAAATGTCGGTCAGGAGAAGTTCGACAGATTTTTCAGCGCCTCTCAATTCCTGCTTATAGGAATTTCCTATGTAAGCATTAACTTGATGACCGCATACATAAACCTTACCGGGCCCGTCATGCTCGGCGTGGCATATTTTACCTGTGCCAGAATTTATTCCTTTGGCGCCCGGAAGATTCTCGAAAAAAGCGCGGTCATGTCTTCTCTTGCCTCCGAAGGGAAGCTGTATGCGGCCCTGATGCTGATTCGGTTCGGCGGAGGTCCGGGCTCCGCGAGCGAAAAAGCGGTGGCGAGGATACGCAGCCTCCTGGGAAGGCACGGGATACAGGCGAGAAGCGTCGAAGCGCTCAAAGGCCTTCAGAAAGGCATCTGGGGATTATTTGAGGGAATGATTGCGGTATCATGGACCTGTCCGGCTGACGATGAAAAAGGAAGGAGTCTTATTATGAAAGAGGCGAAAACCGTGGAAGAAGCGGCTGCAGAGCTTTGGCAGACAGGGAGAGGAACCCCGGACGGAATATCGTTCATTTTTCATGAGGGGAGGATCGACGGAGGCGAACAGGCCAGGTCCGGCTGGACTTTGCTTTTTGGCGAAGCGCTGATGCGCCGGAACGAGGCAGGGAGGAAATAG
- the mscL gene encoding large-conductance mechanosensitive channel protein MscL, whose protein sequence is MRKRGTNVLKEFKEFAMRGNVVDMAVGVIIGAAFGAIAKSLVSDIIMPPIGLLLGDVDFSSLFIVLKEGTVAEPYASLADAQKAGAVTVNYGVFANTIVSFLIVAFAVFILIRNINKLKRQDKTPSAEPTTKECHYCLSVIPIKAVRCPHCTSELKG, encoded by the coding sequence ATAAGGAAAAGGGGAACGAATGTGTTAAAGGAATTCAAGGAATTTGCCATGCGGGGCAACGTGGTTGACATGGCTGTTGGAGTCATAATTGGTGCGGCCTTTGGCGCCATAGCCAAGTCACTTGTTTCCGATATCATTATGCCGCCTATCGGCCTGCTTTTAGGTGACGTTGATTTTAGCAGCCTTTTCATAGTACTGAAAGAAGGAACAGTTGCCGAACCTTATGCCTCCCTTGCCGATGCCCAGAAAGCCGGCGCGGTTACGGTTAATTATGGCGTTTTTGCAAATACGATCGTCAGCTTTTTAATAGTCGCCTTCGCTGTCTTTATCCTCATCCGCAATATCAACAAACTCAAGCGCCAGGATAAAACCCCGTCAGCCGAGCCAACGACTAAAGAGTGCCATTATTGCCTGTCGGTCATTCCAATTAAGGCAGTACGTTGTCCTCACTGCACTTCGGAGTTGAAGGGCTAA